The proteins below come from a single Mya arenaria isolate MELC-2E11 chromosome 8, ASM2691426v1 genomic window:
- the LOC128242699 gene encoding organic cation transporter protein-like has translation MGRRRNLEDIDVDHIWNVLNPWGRYQWKQLSSYLFICVSWVIHQLSIVFIGYRPNFYCTPGPNDSMIANETGIKFEYEECSIKTFENTSDGEKETSTDCKYGFTYDIPTEQSFVSEWDFVCDKAEMAEATQTLLILGMMIGTFICPTLSDKFGRKPVMVFSHVILFAIVLGTAFSPNYTVFVVLRILTGAVTQGALSGTTLALETFPKEIRHNTEVLALAMWTTAICLMSPIAYALRFVSWRYLQITYALMSAWSVFQWWMLDESLRWVIANGKLDHAKRIVKNACKWNHKNYEDVLRQIGLDESEDETQELTHENGATETNGKLVKTSTIGNKIKEEMAVEQLNVTVIFRHKGIRNVSFIIWYTWMVDSLVYYGLYMISGDLYGDRYINFFLSALIEYPAAVFEYFALARIGRKWTCVICHSVAAVALIIATALTYSADGNTNMLMAGTAFTLVGKMGITGAFSSSYVVTPELYPTNLRNTGLGVGSFMGKIGGMIAPFSRNASHRIKWLPGAIYAVLCLVVIVLFAFVPETNGVELPQTLDELSEWYRVNKFELKIGKNRVADNAAKKGEHEINITSEKN, from the exons ATGGGACGTCGTCGTAATCTTGAGGACATTGACGTTGACCACATCTGGAATGTACTCAATCCATGGGGCCGCTACCAATGGAAGCAACTATCCTCCTATCTCTTTATCTGCGTCTCCTGGGTCATTCACCAGCTCAGCATTGTTTTCATAG GTTACCGTCCGAACTTTTACTGCACACCTGGTCCCAACGATTCCATGATTGCCAACGAGACTGGCATCAAGTTTGAATATGAAGAATGCTCGATTAAAACGTTTGAGAACACAAGTGATGGTGAGAAAGAAACGAGCACGGATTGCAAATATGGCTTCACATACGACATACCCACCGAGCAGTCGTTTGTATCTGAG TGGGACTTTGTTTGCGACAAGGCGGAGATGGCTGAGGCCACCCAGACACTGCTTATTCTCGGCATGATGATCGGTACATTCATCTGTCCCACACTTTCTG ACAAGTTTGGCCGGAAGCCAGTGATGGTGTTTAGTCACGTGATATTGTTCGCCATTGTCCTGGGAACGGCATTTAGTCCCAACTACACTGTGTTTGTAGTGCTCAGAATTCTTACTGGGGCCGTAACACAG GGTGCGTTATCTGGGACTACTCTCGCCTTAGAGACTTTCCCCAAGGAAATACGTCACAATACGGAGGTACTAGCCCTCGCAATGTGGACGACTGCTATCTGTTTAATGTCTCCAATCGCGTACGCTCTACGTTTCGTCTCCTGGCGCTACCTCCAGATTACGTACGCTCTCATGAGTGCTTGGTCCGTATTCCAGTGGTG GATGCTTGACGAATCTCTTCGTTGGGTGATAGCCAACGGAAAGCTAGATCACGCGAAACGCATTGTCAAGAACGCATGCAAATGGAACCATAAAAACTACGAAGACGTTCTCAGACAGATTGGGCTGGATGAATCAGAAGACGAAACTCAAGAGTTAACACACGAGAATGGTGCAACAGAAACAAACGGCAAGCTTGTTAAAACAAGCACTATTGGTAACAAGATTAAAGAAGAAATGGCAGTTGAGCAACTGAATGTTACTGTCATCTTTCGCCATAAAGGAATACGAAATGTGTCCTTTATAATTTGGTATACATG GATGGTTGATAGCCTGGTATACTATGGCCTGTATATGATCTCTGGTGATCTCTACGGAGACAGATACATCAACTTCTTTCTCAGCGCTTTGATCGAATACCCAGCCGCagtgtttgaatattttgcactTGCACG GATTGGTAGGAAGTGGACATGTGTGATATGTCACAGCGTAGCCGCCGTTGCGTTGATCATTGCTACGGCCCTAACATACAGCGCTG ATGGCAATACCAATATGTTGATGGCGGGAACAGCTTTCACCTTGGTTGGTAAAATGGGGATTACTGGAGCCTTCAGTTCCTCCTACGTCGTCACACCGGAACTCTATCCGACTAACCTAAG aaACACGGGACTTGGCGTCGGCTCattcatgggcaaaattggtGGCATGATTGCTCCGTTCTCTCGCAATGCT TCACACAGGATAAAATGGCTTCCTGGCGCAATCTACGCTGTTCTTTGTCTGGTTGTCATTGTCTTATTTGCGTTCGTACCTGAAACGAATGGCGTTGAACTCCCACAGACTCTTGACGAACTCAGTGAATGGTACAGGGTTAATAAGTTTGAGCTCAAAATCGGCAAAAACAGGGTTGCAGATAATGCTGCCAAAAAGGGggaacatgaaataaatattacaagTGAAAAGAATTAA